The following coding sequences lie in one Sphingomonas sp. M1-B02 genomic window:
- the manD gene encoding D-mannonate dehydratase ManD: MAEILSARVIVTCPGRNFVTLRIETKDGVYGLGDGTLNGRELAVVAYLQEHVIPCLIGRDAHRIEDIWQYLYKGAYWRRGPVTMAAIGAVDMALWDIKGKVAGLPVYQLLGGASREGCMVYGHANGATIEETIEAALRHREEGYKAIRLQSGVPGLAATYGVAKNGQRYEPADGSLPSESLWSTEKYMRSVAPLFEAGREALGWDVHLLHDVHHRLTPIEAGRLGKDLEPYRLFWLEDASPTENQAGFRIIRQHTTTPLAAGEIFNTIWDAKQLIEEQLIDFVRATVVHAGGLTHLRRIAALADLYQVRTGCHGATDLSPVSMAAALHFGLSVPNFGIQELMPHTPETDAVFPHAYTFANGMMHPGDAPGLGVEMDEELAATYEYQRAYLPVARLEDGTMFDW, from the coding sequence ATGGCTGAAATCCTATCGGCGCGGGTGATCGTGACCTGCCCGGGGCGCAATTTCGTCACACTGCGGATCGAGACCAAAGACGGCGTATACGGGCTCGGCGACGGCACGCTCAACGGTCGCGAGCTCGCGGTGGTCGCCTATCTGCAGGAGCATGTCATCCCCTGCCTGATCGGGCGCGACGCGCATCGGATCGAGGATATCTGGCAGTATCTCTACAAAGGCGCCTATTGGCGGCGCGGCCCGGTGACGATGGCGGCGATCGGCGCGGTCGACATGGCGTTGTGGGACATCAAGGGGAAGGTCGCCGGCCTGCCCGTCTATCAGCTGCTAGGGGGCGCCAGCCGCGAGGGCTGCATGGTCTATGGCCATGCCAATGGCGCCACGATCGAGGAAACGATCGAGGCCGCGCTGCGCCACCGCGAGGAAGGCTATAAGGCGATCCGGCTGCAGTCGGGCGTGCCGGGGCTGGCCGCGACCTATGGCGTCGCGAAGAACGGCCAGCGCTACGAGCCCGCCGACGGTTCGCTGCCCAGCGAGAGCCTGTGGTCGACCGAGAAATATATGCGCTCGGTCGCGCCCTTGTTTGAGGCGGGACGCGAGGCGCTGGGCTGGGACGTGCATCTGCTCCACGACGTTCACCACCGGCTGACGCCGATCGAGGCGGGGCGGCTGGGCAAGGACCTGGAGCCCTATCGCCTGTTCTGGCTCGAAGACGCCTCCCCCACCGAGAATCAGGCGGGGTTCCGCATCATCCGCCAGCACACCACGACGCCGCTGGCGGCGGGCGAGATCTTCAACACCATCTGGGACGCCAAGCAGCTGATCGAGGAGCAGCTAATCGATTTCGTCCGCGCGACCGTGGTCCATGCCGGCGGGCTGACGCATCTGCGGCGGATCGCGGCGCTGGCCGACCTGTACCAGGTGCGCACCGGCTGCCACGGTGCGACCGACCTCTCGCCGGTCAGCATGGCGGCGGCGCTGCATTTCGGCCTGTCGGTGCCCAATTTCGGCATCCAGGAGCTGATGCCGCACACGCCGGAAACCGATGCCGTCTTCCCGCACGCCTACACGTTCGCGAACGGCATGATGCATCCGGGCGACGCGCCCGGGCTGGGGGTTGAGATGGACGAGGAACTGGCGGCGACATACGAGTATCAACGCGCCTATCTCCCCGTCGCACGGCTCGAGGACGGGACGATGTTCGACTGGTAA
- a CDS encoding alpha-glucuronidase family glycosyl hydrolase yields MRPILALLLLLLAAMAPSAAQAETGYDLWLRYQPLPEQRRAELRDEARYLVAQGSSDRLKVAAQELVRGMSGLQSGQLAVATSVDAPGAIVLGTPESSALVASLNLPLATLGTEGFLIRSVTMNGQRATVIAANRDVGLLYGVFALLKRAQLGESLRNLDISDRPKLQLRVLNHWDNLDRHVERGYAGQSIWDWQKLPGYKDPRYTDYARANASIGINGTVLTNVNANADVLRPEYIQKVKALAEVFRPYGIKVYLTARFSAPIEIGGMKTADPLDPAVAAWWKAKIDEIYAVIPDFGGFLVKANSEGQPGPNDYKRSHADGANMFADALRPHGGVVMWRAFVYAAENPDDRHKQAYTEFEPLDGKFRDNVLVQVKNGAIDFQPREPFHPLFGAMPKTPLMMEFQITKEYLGFATHLAYLGTMWEEVLQADTFRPRKGATVAKILEKPVDKGAVTGIAGVANIGSDVNWSGSQFDQANWYAYGRFAWDPEAKAEPIARDWARMTWGNDPAVVDPIVSMMMRSREAVVDYMTPLGLTHLMATGHHYGPGPWVADLARPEWNPVYYHKADANGIGFDRTASGSNGLGQYAPPLVRQWGDRKKVPEELLLWFHHVPWEHRTKSGRSVWDELVVRYDRGVDEVKRMQAQWDALRGKIDARRWEEVRDYLAIQHDEAKWWRDASIAYFQSVSKRPLPVGHAAPPHDLEHYKAIRTPYAPGSGE; encoded by the coding sequence ATGCGTCCGATTCTTGCCTTGTTGCTGTTGCTCCTGGCTGCGATGGCGCCGTCCGCCGCGCAGGCGGAAACCGGCTATGACCTGTGGCTGCGCTATCAGCCCTTGCCGGAGCAGCGCCGCGCCGAACTTCGCGACGAGGCGCGCTATCTGGTCGCCCAGGGCAGCAGTGATAGGCTGAAGGTCGCCGCGCAGGAACTGGTCCGGGGCATGTCGGGCCTGCAGTCCGGTCAATTGGCGGTCGCGACCAGCGTTGACGCCCCCGGCGCGATCGTCCTCGGCACGCCCGAATCGTCCGCGCTCGTCGCCTCGCTCAATCTGCCGCTGGCCACCCTCGGCACGGAAGGCTTCCTGATTCGCAGCGTGACCATGAACGGCCAGCGCGCGACGGTGATCGCCGCCAATCGCGACGTCGGCCTGCTGTATGGCGTATTTGCCTTGCTCAAGCGCGCCCAGCTCGGCGAATCGCTGCGCAACCTCGACATTTCGGACCGGCCCAAGCTGCAGCTGCGCGTCCTCAATCATTGGGACAATCTCGATCGCCATGTCGAGCGCGGCTATGCGGGGCAGTCGATCTGGGACTGGCAGAAGCTGCCGGGGTACAAGGATCCGCGCTACACCGATTATGCCCGCGCCAACGCCTCGATCGGCATCAACGGCACCGTGCTGACCAACGTCAATGCCAATGCCGACGTGCTGCGCCCCGAATATATCCAGAAGGTGAAGGCGCTTGCCGAAGTCTTCCGGCCCTATGGGATCAAGGTCTATCTGACCGCGCGCTTTTCCGCCCCGATCGAGATCGGCGGGATGAAGACCGCCGATCCGCTCGACCCCGCGGTCGCCGCCTGGTGGAAGGCCAAGATCGACGAAATCTATGCGGTCATCCCCGATTTCGGCGGCTTCCTGGTGAAGGCCAATTCGGAGGGCCAGCCCGGCCCCAACGACTATAAGCGCAGCCATGCCGACGGCGCGAACATGTTCGCCGACGCGCTGCGCCCGCATGGCGGCGTCGTCATGTGGCGCGCCTTCGTCTACGCCGCCGAAAACCCCGACGATCGCCACAAGCAGGCTTACACCGAGTTCGAGCCGCTCGACGGCAAATTCCGCGACAATGTCCTCGTCCAGGTCAAGAATGGCGCGATCGACTTCCAGCCGCGTGAGCCCTTCCATCCGCTGTTCGGCGCGATGCCGAAGACGCCGCTGATGATGGAATTCCAGATCACCAAGGAATATCTCGGCTTCGCCACCCACCTCGCTTATCTCGGGACGATGTGGGAGGAGGTGCTGCAGGCCGACACCTTCCGCCCGCGCAAGGGCGCGACGGTCGCCAAGATCCTCGAAAAGCCGGTCGACAAGGGCGCCGTCACCGGTATCGCCGGCGTCGCCAATATCGGCAGCGACGTGAACTGGTCCGGTTCGCAATTCGACCAGGCGAACTGGTATGCCTATGGCCGCTTTGCCTGGGATCCCGAGGCCAAGGCCGAGCCGATCGCGCGCGACTGGGCGCGGATGACCTGGGGCAACGATCCCGCGGTCGTCGATCCGATCGTGTCGATGATGATGCGCTCGCGCGAGGCGGTGGTCGATTATATGACTCCGCTCGGGCTCACCCATCTGATGGCCACCGGCCACCATTATGGCCCCGGCCCCTGGGTCGCCGATCTCGCTCGCCCCGAATGGAACCCGGTCTACTATCATAAGGCCGACGCTAACGGGATCGGCTTCGATCGCACCGCCAGCGGCAGCAACGGCCTCGGCCAATATGCGCCACCGCTTGTCCGGCAATGGGGTGATCGCAAAAAAGTGCCCGAGGAACTGCTGCTCTGGTTCCACCACGTTCCCTGGGAGCATCGCACCAAATCGGGCCGGAGCGTGTGGGACGAACTGGTCGTCCGCTACGATCGCGGCGTCGACGAAGTGAAGCGCATGCAGGCGCAGTGGGATGCGCTGCGCGGCAAGATCGATGCCCGCCGCTGGGAAGAGGTACGCGACTATCTCGCCATCCAGCATGACGAGGCAAAGTGGTGGCGCGATGCCTCGATCGCCTATTTCCAGTCGGTCTCGAAGCGTCCGCTCCCCGTTGGCCACGCCGCCCCGCCGCACGATCTCGAACATTATAAGGCGATTCGGACGCCCTATGCGCCGGGAAGCGGCGAATGA
- a CDS encoding glycoside hydrolase family 43 protein, translating into MSGGSRASFSISIAAIMLALAPAGAVAQVNSARFDWFDYRGEDPIGPAKAGEYRNPILQGFYPDPSVTRVGDDFYLVTSTFSYFPGIPIFHSKDLVNWTQIGNAIDRPGQLDFKKLGLSRGVFAPTIQAKDGIFYILNTCVDCGGNFVVTATKPGGPWSDPVWLPDLDGGIDPSLFFDADGRTWILNNGPPEGKPEYEGHRAIWIQEFDRKTLKSFGPRTLLVNGGVDFSKKPIWIEGPHIFRKDGWYYLSCAEGGTAEGHSQVILRSRSVTGPFLPNPSNPILTQRDLPRDRANPITSAGHAQLVTTPDGKWWATFLAVRPYEGDHYNTGRETFLLPVTWVDGWPRILPLGKEIPYFHPLPELPRARPPLLPTNGPMAVRDTFDGPNLPINWLMMRNPRSNWYRFEKGALLLDPRPEGLGDNGNPSFLARRQQHRKAAAETVVRFAPAKDGDRAGLVALQSDDYWLSIDVVQRGGKRMIEAVRRAGPTEPAGGTTIGSAPLPGAAGAPVQFRIAVDDARYTLSYALRPGQWRIVGSADAKMLSTRTAGGFVGAVFGVHAQSGR; encoded by the coding sequence ATGTCCGGCGGCTCTCGCGCTTCTTTTTCGATCTCGATCGCAGCGATCATGCTCGCGCTGGCTCCGGCCGGCGCGGTCGCGCAGGTGAATAGCGCCCGCTTCGACTGGTTCGACTATCGCGGCGAGGATCCGATCGGGCCGGCCAAGGCAGGAGAGTATCGCAACCCGATCCTCCAGGGCTTCTATCCCGATCCCAGCGTGACCCGCGTCGGCGACGATTTCTATCTGGTCACCTCGACCTTCAGCTACTTCCCCGGCATCCCGATCTTCCACAGCAAGGATCTGGTCAACTGGACCCAGATCGGCAACGCGATCGATCGCCCCGGCCAGCTCGACTTCAAGAAGCTCGGCCTATCGCGCGGGGTGTTTGCGCCGACGATCCAGGCCAAGGACGGGATCTTCTACATCCTCAACACCTGCGTCGATTGCGGCGGCAATTTCGTCGTGACCGCGACCAAGCCCGGAGGCCCCTGGTCCGATCCGGTATGGCTCCCCGACCTCGACGGCGGGATCGATCCGTCGCTCTTCTTCGACGCCGATGGCCGCACCTGGATCCTCAACAACGGCCCGCCCGAAGGCAAGCCCGAATATGAGGGCCACCGCGCGATCTGGATCCAGGAGTTCGATCGCAAGACGCTCAAGAGCTTCGGCCCGCGCACCCTGTTGGTGAACGGCGGCGTCGATTTTTCGAAGAAGCCGATCTGGATCGAAGGGCCGCACATCTTCCGGAAGGACGGCTGGTATTATCTCAGCTGCGCCGAGGGCGGCACCGCCGAGGGGCATAGTCAGGTGATCCTGCGCTCGCGCAGCGTCACCGGGCCTTTCCTCCCCAATCCGTCCAATCCGATCCTCACGCAGCGCGATCTGCCGCGCGACCGCGCCAATCCGATCACGTCGGCCGGCCATGCCCAGCTTGTGACCACGCCCGACGGCAAATGGTGGGCGACCTTCCTCGCGGTGCGGCCTTATGAGGGCGACCATTATAATACCGGCCGGGAGACCTTCCTGCTGCCGGTGACCTGGGTGGATGGCTGGCCCCGCATCCTGCCGCTGGGCAAGGAAATCCCCTATTTCCACCCGCTGCCCGAATTGCCGCGCGCCCGGCCGCCCTTGCTGCCCACCAATGGCCCGATGGCGGTGCGCGATACGTTCGACGGGCCGAATCTGCCGATCAACTGGCTGATGATGCGCAACCCGCGATCGAACTGGTACCGCTTCGAAAAGGGTGCACTGCTGCTCGATCCGCGCCCGGAAGGGCTGGGCGACAATGGCAACCCCTCCTTCCTGGCGCGGCGGCAGCAGCACCGGAAGGCGGCGGCGGAAACCGTCGTGCGGTTCGCGCCCGCGAAGGACGGCGATCGGGCCGGGCTGGTCGCGCTGCAGAGCGACGACTATTGGCTGTCGATCGACGTGGTGCAGCGGGGCGGCAAACGGATGATCGAAGCGGTGCGACGCGCCGGCCCGACCGAGCCCGCGGGCGGCACCACGATCGGATCGGCGCCGCTGCCCGGCGCGGCGGGCGCGCCGGTCCAGTTCAGGATCGCCGTCGACGATGCGCGCTACACCTTGTCCTACGCGCTGCGCCCGGGCCAGTGGCGCATCGTGGGCTCGGCCGACGCCAAGATGCTGAGCACCCGCACCGCCGGCGGCTTCGTCGGCGCGGTGTTCGGAGTGCATGCGCAGTCGGGGCGGTGA
- a CDS encoding glycoside hydrolase family 9 protein, with translation MVVRYAVPPALALMLATPAVAQEAPSPIRLNQLGLDPSGPKRAMLAHPSKAPLAWQLVDPSGKSVLRGMTIVHGDDAASGEHVHAIDLAGAVAGEGYRLDVAGQQSRRFAIKPGTRSGLARDALHFFYLHRAGMPIDARFAGKWARPAGHTNEVAQCVSGKDERGTEWPDCGYSLDVTGGWYDAGDQGKYVVNGGITLWTLLNAHEYQARKGKAPFADGSLNIPEAGNGVSDLLDEARYEIGFFLGMQVPEGKRMMLPVGKPAAGEQGPVTLPFRQLDIGGMVHHKVADRAWTELPTLPHEDKEDRVLHPPSTAATLNFAATLAQCARIWKGIDPAFAARCLQASERAWAAAKRNPQVYAVATFTGSGHYGDRDLTDEFYWAAAELYATTAKPAYLAEVRASPHFAKPGVEPGWPNVAPLGAITLATVPTAIPRPEQERLRAALVASADAFLAERAGNGYKIPYSPPGYPWGSTSNVLNRAMLLAIAHDLTGQAKYRDGVIDALDWVLGRNPLDRSFVTGYGARPMARPHHRFWAQSIDPTTPPPPPGVISGGPNSISMSDPVAMKMRGKCAPMTCWADEVGTYTMNEIAINWNAPLVWVASWLGE, from the coding sequence ATGGTGGTTCGCTACGCCGTGCCGCCGGCGCTCGCGCTGATGCTGGCGACGCCTGCCGTTGCGCAGGAAGCGCCCAGCCCGATCCGGCTCAACCAGCTCGGGCTCGATCCGTCGGGGCCCAAGCGGGCGATGCTGGCGCATCCGTCCAAGGCGCCGCTCGCCTGGCAGCTGGTCGATCCGTCGGGCAAGTCGGTGTTGCGCGGCATGACGATCGTCCATGGCGACGACGCGGCGTCGGGCGAGCATGTCCATGCGATCGACCTGGCCGGCGCCGTGGCGGGGGAGGGCTATCGGCTCGACGTGGCGGGGCAGCAGAGCCGACGCTTCGCGATCAAGCCAGGCACCCGCTCCGGGCTCGCGCGCGATGCGCTGCACTTCTTCTACCTGCACCGCGCCGGCATGCCGATCGACGCGCGCTTTGCCGGCAAATGGGCGCGCCCGGCGGGCCACACCAACGAAGTGGCGCAGTGCGTGTCGGGCAAGGACGAGCGCGGGACCGAATGGCCCGATTGCGGCTATTCGCTCGACGTCACCGGCGGCTGGTATGACGCGGGCGATCAGGGGAAATATGTCGTCAATGGCGGCATCACGCTTTGGACCCTGCTCAACGCGCATGAATATCAGGCGCGCAAGGGGAAGGCACCGTTCGCCGACGGATCGCTGAACATCCCGGAGGCCGGAAACGGCGTCAGCGACCTGCTCGATGAGGCACGCTACGAAATCGGCTTCTTCCTGGGCATGCAGGTGCCCGAGGGCAAGCGGATGATGCTGCCGGTCGGCAAGCCCGCCGCCGGAGAGCAGGGGCCGGTGACGCTGCCGTTCCGACAGCTCGATATCGGCGGGATGGTCCACCACAAGGTCGCCGATCGCGCATGGACCGAGCTGCCGACGCTGCCGCACGAGGACAAGGAGGATCGGGTGCTGCACCCGCCCTCGACGGCGGCGACGCTCAACTTCGCGGCGACGCTCGCCCAGTGCGCGCGCATCTGGAAAGGCATCGATCCCGCTTTCGCGGCGCGCTGCCTGCAGGCGAGCGAGCGCGCCTGGGCGGCGGCGAAGCGCAATCCGCAGGTCTATGCGGTCGCGACCTTCACCGGCAGCGGCCATTATGGCGACCGCGATCTCACCGACGAATTCTACTGGGCCGCGGCCGAGCTGTACGCAACGACCGCCAAGCCCGCTTATCTGGCGGAAGTCCGCGCCTCGCCGCATTTCGCGAAGCCCGGGGTCGAGCCGGGCTGGCCCAACGTCGCGCCACTCGGCGCGATCACGCTGGCGACGGTGCCGACCGCGATTCCGCGCCCCGAGCAAGAGCGGCTGCGCGCCGCGCTGGTGGCCTCGGCCGACGCTTTCCTCGCCGAACGTGCCGGCAACGGCTATAAGATTCCCTATTCGCCGCCCGGCTATCCCTGGGGTTCGACGTCCAATGTGCTCAATCGCGCGATGCTGCTCGCGATCGCGCACGATCTAACCGGGCAGGCGAAGTATCGCGACGGCGTGATCGACGCGCTCGATTGGGTGCTGGGCCGCAACCCGCTCGATCGCTCGTTCGTGACCGGCTATGGCGCGCGGCCGATGGCGCGGCCGCATCACCGCTTCTGGGCGCAGTCGATCGATCCGACCACGCCGCCGCCGCCGCCGGGGGTGATTTCGGGCGGCCCCAACAGCATTTCGATGAGCGATCCGGTCGCGATGAAGATGCGCGGGAAATGCGCGCCGATGACCTGCTGGGCCGACGAGGTCGGGACCTATACGATGAACGAAATCGCCATCAACTGGAACGCGCCCCTGGTGTGGGTCGCGAGCTGGCTGGGGGAATAA